A window from Gopherus flavomarginatus isolate rGopFla2 chromosome 4, rGopFla2.mat.asm, whole genome shotgun sequence encodes these proteins:
- the SLC5A6 gene encoding sodium-dependent multivitamin transporter isoform X1: protein MAFTVADYTIFVLLLVLSSAIGLFYALSGGRQHTVQEFLLANRSMSFLPVALSLLATFQSAVAILGVPAEIYRFGTEYWFLGCCYFLGLLIPAHVFIPVFYRLHLTSTYEYLELRFNKAVRVCGTVTFIFQMVIYMGVVLYAPALALNAVTQFDLWGAVLAMGLVCTLYTTLGGLKAVIWTDVFQTLVMFAGQLAVIVVGTVKVGSMGRVWQLAADQGKISGIDLNPDPFERHTFWTLSVGGVFMMLSLYGVNQAQVQRYLSSRTEREAVLSCYAVFPCQQVVLCLSCLTGLVMFAYYQEHPLTAAQSQASSDQLVLYFVMDVLKDLPGLPGLFVACLFSGSLSTISSAFNSLATVTMEDLIHPYFPGLRESRATLLSKLLALSYGLLCLGMAYLSSMMGPMLQAAISIFGMVGGPLLGLFCLGMFFPCANPTGAIAGLAAGLAMAFWIGIGSLVSNLRAAPSALPLSNITDFPQASSLSTAIATTLLTSTPAPKRLSGLQKFYNLSYMWYSAHNSTTVILVGLLVSLLTGPTKGATVNPRTIYPVLPRLLCCLPQRYRERLSCGVVCSAEDGGCEEPAPHAPEKTSNGMLNGPIVGLARVEEGEGFARTEGTHTYILQETSL, encoded by the exons ATGGCATTCACGGTGGCGGATTACACCATCTtcgtgctgctgctggtgctctCCTCCGCCATCGGGCTGTTCTACGCGCTGAGCGGCGGCCGGCAGCACACCGTGCAGGAGTTCCTGCTGGCCAACCGCAGCATGAGCTTCCTGCCCGTGGCCCTGTCCTTGCTGGCCACCTTCCAGTCGGCCGTGGCCATCCTGGGTGTGCCAGCCGAGATCTACCGCTTCGGCACCGAGTACTGGttcctgggctgctgctactTCCTGGGCCTCCTCATCCCGGCGCACGTCTTCATCCCTGTCTTCTACCGCCTCCACCTCACCAGCACCTACGAG TACCTGGAGCTGCGCTTTAACAaggctgtgcgtgtgtgtggcaCCGTGACCTTCATCTTCCAGATG gtGATTTACATGGGGGTCGTTCTCTACGCACCCGCGCTGGCTCTCAATGCAG TGACTCAGTTTGACCTCTGGGGGGCGGTGCTGGCCATGGGCCTGGTCTGCACCCTGTACACCACCCTG GGCGGGCTGAAAGCTGTCATATGGACCGACGTCTTCCAGACGCTGGTGATGTTTGCAGGGCAGCTGGCCGTCATCGTGGTGGGCACTGTCAAGGTGGGCAGCATGGGGCGGGTCTGGCAGCTGGCGGCTGATCAGGGGAAGATCTCTGGAATTGA CCTCAACCCCGACCCCTTTGAGCGTCACACCTTCTGGACCCTGTCCGTCGGGGGCGTCTTCATGATGCTGTCGCTGTATGGCGTAAACCAGGCCCAGGTGCAGCGCTATCTGAGCTCCCGCACCGAGCGGGAGGCCGTGCT CTCCTGCTACGCCGTGTTCCCCTGCCAGCAGGTGGTGCTCTGCCTCAGCTGCCTCACGGGCCTTGTCATGTTTGCCTATTACCAGGAGCATCCGCTCACGGCAGCCCAGAGCCAGGCCTCCTCAGACCAG CTGGTTCTGTACTTTGTCATGGACGTCCTGAAGGACCTGCCCGGCCTGCCCGGCCTCTTCGTCGCCTGCCTCTTCAGCGGCTCCCTGAG CACAATTTCCTCGGCCTTCAACTCCCTGGCCACGGTGACCATGGAGGACCTGATCCACCCCTACTTCCCCGGCCTGCGGGAGTCCCGTGCCACGCTGCTCTCCAAGCTGCTGG ctctcagttatggcctgctctgcctggggatgGCCTACCTCTCCTCCATGatgggccccatgctgcag GCTGCCATCAGCATCTTTGGCATGGTGGGCGGCCCGCTGCTGGGACTCTTCTGCCTGGGGATGTTCTTCCCGTGTGCCAACCCCACC GGTGCGATTgccgggctggcagctgggctggCAATGGCCTTCTGGATCGGCATTGGGAGCCTGGTGTCCAACCTACGGGCGGCCCCCTCGGCCCTGCCGCTGTCCAACATCACCgacttcccccaggccagcagcctgAGCACGGCCATCGCCACCACCCTGCTGACCTCGACCCCGGCCCCAAAGCG CCTCTCAGGGCTCCAGAAATTCTACAACCTGTCGTATATGTGGTACAGTGCCCACAACTCCACCACCGTCATCCTGGTGGGCCTGCTGGTCAGCCTGCTCACGG GCCCCACCAAGGGAGCGACCGTCAACCCTCGCACCATCTACCCCGTGCTGCCCCGGCTGCTCTGCTGCCTGCCCCAGAGGTACCGGGAACGGCTGAGCTGTGGGGTGGTCTGCTCTGCTGAG GACGGAGGCTGCGAGGAGCCAGCGCCCCATGCCCCGGAGAAGACCAGCAATGGGATGCTGAATGGCCCCATCGTGGGCCTGGCCCGTGTGGAGGAGGGCGAGGGCTTTGCCAGGACGGAGGGCACTCACACCTACATCCTGCAGGAGACGTCGCTTTGA
- the SLC5A6 gene encoding sodium-dependent multivitamin transporter isoform X2, with product MAFTVADYTIFVLLLVLSSAIGLFYALSGGRQHTVQEFLLANRSMSFLPVALSLLATFQSAVAILGVPAEIYRFGTEYWFLGCCYFLGLLIPAHVFIPVFYRLHLTSTYEYLELRFNKAVRVCGTVTFIFQMVIYMGVVLYAPALALNAVTQFDLWGAVLAMGLVCTLYTTLGGLKAVIWTDVFQTLVMFAGQLAVIVVGTVKVGSMGRVWQLAADQGKISGIDLNPDPFERHTFWTLSVGGVFMMLSLYGVNQAQVQRYLSSRTEREAVLSCYAVFPCQQVVLCLSCLTGLVMFAYYQEHPLTAAQSQASSDQLVLYFVMDVLKDLPGLPGLFVACLFSGSLSTISSAFNSLATVTMEDLIHPYFPGLRESRATLLSKLLALSYGLLCLGMAYLSSMMGPMLQAAISIFGMVGGPLLGLFCLGMFFPCANPTPLRAPEILQPVVYVVQCPQLHHRHPGGPAGQPAHGPHQGSDRQPSHHLPRAAPAALLPAPEVPGTAELWGGLLC from the exons ATGGCATTCACGGTGGCGGATTACACCATCTtcgtgctgctgctggtgctctCCTCCGCCATCGGGCTGTTCTACGCGCTGAGCGGCGGCCGGCAGCACACCGTGCAGGAGTTCCTGCTGGCCAACCGCAGCATGAGCTTCCTGCCCGTGGCCCTGTCCTTGCTGGCCACCTTCCAGTCGGCCGTGGCCATCCTGGGTGTGCCAGCCGAGATCTACCGCTTCGGCACCGAGTACTGGttcctgggctgctgctactTCCTGGGCCTCCTCATCCCGGCGCACGTCTTCATCCCTGTCTTCTACCGCCTCCACCTCACCAGCACCTACGAG TACCTGGAGCTGCGCTTTAACAaggctgtgcgtgtgtgtggcaCCGTGACCTTCATCTTCCAGATG gtGATTTACATGGGGGTCGTTCTCTACGCACCCGCGCTGGCTCTCAATGCAG TGACTCAGTTTGACCTCTGGGGGGCGGTGCTGGCCATGGGCCTGGTCTGCACCCTGTACACCACCCTG GGCGGGCTGAAAGCTGTCATATGGACCGACGTCTTCCAGACGCTGGTGATGTTTGCAGGGCAGCTGGCCGTCATCGTGGTGGGCACTGTCAAGGTGGGCAGCATGGGGCGGGTCTGGCAGCTGGCGGCTGATCAGGGGAAGATCTCTGGAATTGA CCTCAACCCCGACCCCTTTGAGCGTCACACCTTCTGGACCCTGTCCGTCGGGGGCGTCTTCATGATGCTGTCGCTGTATGGCGTAAACCAGGCCCAGGTGCAGCGCTATCTGAGCTCCCGCACCGAGCGGGAGGCCGTGCT CTCCTGCTACGCCGTGTTCCCCTGCCAGCAGGTGGTGCTCTGCCTCAGCTGCCTCACGGGCCTTGTCATGTTTGCCTATTACCAGGAGCATCCGCTCACGGCAGCCCAGAGCCAGGCCTCCTCAGACCAG CTGGTTCTGTACTTTGTCATGGACGTCCTGAAGGACCTGCCCGGCCTGCCCGGCCTCTTCGTCGCCTGCCTCTTCAGCGGCTCCCTGAG CACAATTTCCTCGGCCTTCAACTCCCTGGCCACGGTGACCATGGAGGACCTGATCCACCCCTACTTCCCCGGCCTGCGGGAGTCCCGTGCCACGCTGCTCTCCAAGCTGCTGG ctctcagttatggcctgctctgcctggggatgGCCTACCTCTCCTCCATGatgggccccatgctgcag GCTGCCATCAGCATCTTTGGCATGGTGGGCGGCCCGCTGCTGGGACTCTTCTGCCTGGGGATGTTCTTCCCGTGTGCCAACCCCACC CCTCTCAGGGCTCCAGAAATTCTACAACCTGTCGTATATGTGGTACAGTGCCCACAACTCCACCACCGTCATCCTGGTGGGCCTGCTGGTCAGCCTGCTCACGG GCCCCACCAAGGGAGCGACCGTCAACCCTCGCACCATCTACCCCGTGCTGCCCCGGCTGCTCTGCTGCCTGCCCCAGAGGTACCGGGAACGGCTGAGCTGTGGGGTGGTCTGCTCTGCTGA